The nucleotide window TTTCAATCCTTGAACACTCATAGTTATGGAATTCGTTTCCCGGTAGTGTTTTCAAGATGTTTCAAAGGCGTTATTTGGCAAAAATGATGTACTGAGGCATCTTCAAATCGcaaaataaaaactgaaaatttcAAGACAGAAGTTCTCAATATAACAAAGTTGTGGAATTAGTGTTAATGGAATTAGTCTTTTCACAGTGCTCCTTACACTGCTTTAGTTTATTTTGTTCCTATTATAAAGTTTCATAAACATGTTGTATTTAGTTTCAATTAGTTTGTAAAAAGAACTTAGCATGTTACGAAAAATCTGTCTCCTTTTCTAAACGTAATTTGGACAACCCTGTGCGGATTATCTAATCCGTCCTTGCTCTTTAAATTACATTTCCGGTAATCCATTTCAAATTCGTAATTATTCTACAACTAATTGCAGTTTCTGTGGGTTATTGCACAGATTAAAGGGTGTCTTCGTAGAGACGTATTTGCTTAAAATAAAACGTCATATTTCAATGGAATAATCCGTTAAAAAGTGCTCctgatgtttgtttttaaaaattcggtAATCAGTTGGTAATTTAAGCTAATAAAAAGAGAGAAAACCTTTAATACAAATTTGCAGTAGATAAAATTGCGATTATCGGGATATTGGAATATTTAATCCCAGAAAGCTCTTGAGAATTACATAATCACAAATcacaaaatcacttaatacatatTCCCCATCCTTTTATACATCAAGTGGGAAAATTTCAAttagaaatttcaaaaactgaGCCTGTAACaccaaaaaaactaatttttggaattttcaaattatcatTTTCGCACGATTCAAAATAAACACTGactaatcctatacattttcttaatcagcgttttaagctctatgCAATGGAAGTAACTGTAaaacaaatttctaaagaaTATTCACGACTTGTAAAGAAGCTTCAAAGGTATTGGTATGTGCAACATATTTATAAACAGttggcaaaaaaatgtttcattgcAAATATACTGAGGAATGACTTTAAGTTAATGTAGGTGTActtgtttcaaaattttatttttaacacaatAGAGTCATATGTAACACATTGTCgcacagtcttttaaataaatcaatttaaacTTATCTACAGGCAGCAACACCGCTATGTAaaacaaaatgtgttttttcGGTCAAGGGACCGAATTAAACACATTGTTCGACAGTAACGTCTTCACGACAAGCTGCTCGAaacattttgtttcaaaaaaaaaaataatatcgctttaatattttgtatttatataGGTTCATGATCGAAATGTAATAATTTCACGTTGTTAAAAAGGAAGTTATTATTACACCAGTGTCTTTCACAGTTGTGTCAAAAACCTTATCTAATAATTCAACAGCCTTCCTGTTTTTTCTCGATGCTTTTCAAGTAATCGTTTAGTAGCTCCATTACAAGCAACATCACAGGCTGTTTGATTCTTCCAAATATTTCTCTCTCTGTTTTAAAACTCGTTAGAGCGTTGTTGTATTTTCTTATTAACTCACCCGAAACAACCTTAGTTTTGTCGAATGAGTTGATAAAGGACAGAAACGACTGTTTCGTTTCCAGATCCAAATCATGAACCGTTTTTTATCCGGTGATTCTTATGTTACGTGTGTGTGTGCAATACACACATGTTAACAAATTTTCACAGTCAATACAGACATATTTTGCAAACGATTCGTGTTGCTTACACAGTGGTTGGAATTCTTGCAATTTTTGATTGAAAAAGACATTCGTAAAAGATTTTTTGGTATAAGAATGTAGGTTTTGACATCCGTCACAGATCTTTAAACTGCATGTTGTACAGGAGCAGCTAAAAATACGATTGCATACTTACTTTGCTGACACAAGAAAGACTTTGTTTTACCAATTTgtctgaataaaaataaaaatattatctcttttaaatgttatttcgGAGAAGGGTTTCGTGATATTTGGATATTATGTTGTGATTGAGGTACTATTAGGAAAAATGTGGGGATGGATTTGTTATGATGATTGCCTAAGATTGCATTTTTAGCATGgatcatttaattttttattttcatttttgcttttaaattttcaaagattctctaaaaaagcttctttaaatatcttttttgtGCTTGATCTGTGTGGAATTAAAAATTccagaaaaacatgttggtgATTGACGAAAAGcatgtgtttgttttttaagttgATTTGACAAACTTAAGTTGATTTGACAAATGACACCTGCTGATGTTAATAGCATTGATTCAAATTCCTGGCTATTTTTAGGTATGGATACAGGTATCTTTCAGTTTAAGCGACCATTCAGGGCAtgaggtagctagctaactaaaataattaaaattaattttagtacAGCTAGCTAGTTTTGTCATGTTTGTCATTCTGTTGTTAATTTTTGAGTCAGTCACTTTAATTATCTTccaatatttatatttgtttaaatAATGTACCTAAACTAAGCAGGGTAAAAAGCCCTCTCGACGTTTAAGAGGCTCTGAAAGACGCCCAGTATTTTGGCTCTCTCAAAATGTGATTTCTTTTCCAGGGAAAAAGATGAGTGAGTATATGATCACCACGCTTTAACACTTAGCCCTTTTTActtcaaattttgtttaaaaaatcttgaGCCCAAAAATATCTGCTGTGATTCCAGCTGACTCACTTTGCAGTtctgataatttttaaaaaagattcaaAACGGAGTCTTTGTTCATTACTGTATCAGTACACCCTTCTTGCCTCTTCGTAAATTATTAGacatgcaacttttttttattgctcTGGATATAATGATCCCGCTATAACATTCTGTGAATTTGAATGCTCAGATTTTTGCTTAATGTTTTATGATGGCATTAAAACCTGAAAAATTGtgagatttatatttttattattattttgactttttatacaggatatagccacttcaatgTGGGTAACACACTTATACACACATATACATCAGGTATATTTATACACACTTATACATCAGTTAATGACCGACATTGCCTGCCCAATCTGGCTCACCAGGAATGGGTTGACCCGTGACTGTGGCAAAAAAACTTGCTAAATTTGCCAAACCACGAACATTCTGATTACGCCATGCATATCTTATAATTATGAACCTTATAAACCAAAAAATCTTAAATCTACCAAACGTTTCACACTCTACCAAGTAAAATAAAGCAAATGCGAACCCTGATATTGAAATAAAGAGTTAAAGACGTAAGCCGCTGTCTCATCTTGATTCAGTTTTGTTTTTCTGCGACATCTTAATGGGCAAGACAATTCAGCACTTCCATCTTCTATAAACACTAAAATGCTATTTagacaatttttacaataagtATGCCCGCAGTTTAGTTGTTTAGGCTTGTGGTAGGTGTCTAAGCAAATCTTGCATTTCAGCATGGTAGCCAATTCTATTTCTTCCATTTTTTCCAATTCTGCTagaagaaattttttattttagatataCTTTAAGAATAAGAACCCTTAAGGCTTACCTCTAGAGTAAAAACAGTTTAGTTTCATATGATAgagcttgaaaagttgtctaGAAATTTATAGTTAAATGAAAATGTGGATTGATTCTTAAATTGTTGAATTTAAGAGTTCCAATCATTATATGCATGACATCATAAACTAGCTCTGAATTAGGTGTTTCATTTGACAGTTTTGCCAAAAGTTtcttagcaatttattttggCATTTCGaacattttataaatttaatatttactATAATTATGCTCAAAAACAGCAATTACATGTTTTACTGCAgttcatcaacaacaacaacaacaacaaaaacaactttgTGTAATTAACAAACGGGGAAACGAGGAACGGGGGCTCTGTTTACATATATTTACAATGTCTTTTCCTTTTGTCGCAAATATAAAGTTATATTTGTAACTGTCCTCAGTGAGGACATACCACAAAAACCGATACTAGCATTAAGTGGcactttcaaaaaatttatcgccatagtattttatatttataagttcATGATTAAATGTGTTGATTTCATGTGGTGTGGTTAAAAAGCTATACAAAACTTTGCGAAAAATCTTTGCGATAGGTATTGTCATGCAATCAATTTCTTAGCTGTTAGTCTAATAAATTCACAAACTACAAACTCATTCGCAATAGAACTTCTTACATACTTTTTTACTTCTAAAGTGTCATAAAAGTAATACCAGTTGCAATAAGTCGCATGAAGTTTTTTACAACGGTACTGTCTTTCACTGTTGTGTCAAAAAGCAAAATCTAATAATCCAACAGCTTTGCTGCTTCTCCCCGATGCTTCTCAAGTAATCGTCTGGTAGCGCTATTACAAGCAACATCATAGGCTGTTTGATTCTTCCAGTTTTGTATATTAACATTAATATGTGGTATTGACAACAACAACTTAACACATTCAACATGATCACGAGCAGACGCAAGATGTAATGGTGTGTTATTGTCATTGTCTACATTGTTAATGTGTGTGACATCAcaattaatcaaaatttttagaaCATCTTGGTGATCAAACTTTGCACTAAAGTGATATGCATTCCATTTGCGTTTGTTTACAGCGTACACCTCACTACCAGCATCGATTAAAGCTTGTACTATCGATGGTTTATTTCTCCGTGCAGCTTCTATCAACAGTGTGTGTCCATAATCATCCCTCATTTTAACGATATTTGGACTATTAATAAGGACGAACTGCAGTTTCTTGTCATCACCATTTTGTATTATTTCCCGAAGGTCTAAAGATGAAGATGTTAAATCTAGATTAACCTAAAATAACTTTatgccaaaacaccattttatctgaagaaaaagagaaataaataaTTAGTATTGAAATGTCTATCAATTCTTCTTCAGAGGTTATGTCAAAGTAAGCAAAGGATTAAGGTCATCTCTTACGTTGCTGCGTACATAAACCAACATGTTTCATGTTTGGCGTTTTTAGAGGTAACTAAAGATTCTCTCGGCTAAATGTTTTTCCCTACAAACTTAATCCccaacaataaatttttccGACTAACCTAACTAGCCTGACTAGCCTTTTTCATCTCTTACATATTAAAAAAAGCATGTTAGAATACCACGACACAAACCTCCTGAGGCTAGCTGTTAATAAGTCCAACTGCAAAACGACAGTTAGTCTACATTTTGGCTACCATGTATAGCAAAAATGAATTGCGCTGCAAAATGGTATTCTCAGTGTGAGATGTACATGTTTATGTATACTTAAAAATGATGCAGCAGTAAATATAACTTAATTaggtaaataatttaaaatatattaaagaagaggtaaaataaatataataaataataaagtaaatataataactttaacTGACCGGGCAAAGTATACTACAAACCTTCAAAGGAGTACAACTTTGAAAGCCCCGTTGCATCTTTTTGCTTCACAGCGCTAAAAAGAAATCATTATCCATACATTCCGACTATTGCAGTGgcaaatgcatatttttttaacagtacAGCAGGATAGATAGTTATATGCTGTTGATTTTAACTTTTGTTAAGCTGAATGTTTATACTCAGATTAGGCACGGACAACTTTTCTGTCCGTGAGACAAATAGATACGACTAGCGATGGGCTAATTCCTCGAGATTTTACTACGGGCTTAtgctttttgtaagaatatattatcattttcatgaaaaacaatattgcTGAACATACCTGCTTCTTTGCTTCTCACCATCAAGATTTACATTTGCACGAGATCTTTCGTATTCTATAAAAACATGCATATAGCATTTACAACAATAGACCAACTTTCAATGACCAGTAATAAGATTAAAAGCAGTATCAAAAGTACCTTCTAAACTTTTAAGTAATGTCTTTAAATTAGTTGCTAATTCCGAAAAGTTGGGTTGTGGCTCACATTCATCAATCAAGTTTTTATAAACAGAACATTTACTAGGATCTATACCAATAGTGGACATATCATCGACGGAAACTTGCACTCGACCCAATGGACTGGTAAAATAATCTTCTTTTTTCAACTGATAAAGATGTGAATTAaaagttaggatagtttttgGAAAAGAAGTTAGACTACGAAGCTGTCGTTCAATTTCTAACTTCTCAGCAACCAATTCAAAGTGAGATTTTGAATTAAAAACATATATGTAATCTGAGAATCGTTTTATCCAAGTGTTGTCTAAGAGACCAACAAGGATTACTTGTGCTTTAAATTCTTCTACTTTTTCATCAAACTCTTTTAAATGGTTTTCTTCTTCTGCGTTTAACATTTTCACATACTCTGTCATTCGTTTCAACTTTCTCACTTTTAATTCACGAGCAAATATTTCTCTCTCTGTTTTAAAACTCGTCAAGGCTTCGTTGTATTTTCTTGTTAACTCTTCAAAGACAACCTTAGTTTCGTCGAATGAGTTGATAAACGACTGAAACCATTGTTTCGCTTCCAGACCAAAATCATCAACCGTTTTTATTCGGTGATTCTTATGTTGCCTGTGTGTGCAATACACACAGGTAAACAAATTTTCACAGTCAATACAAACATATTTTGCAAGCGAGTCGTGTTGCTTGCACAGTGGTTGGAGCTCTTGCAATTTTTCGTTAAAAATGACACTGATAAATGATTTATTTGAACAAGAATGCAGATTTTGACATCTATCACAGATCTTTGAACTGCATCTTGCACAGGAACAGCTGACAATCCGATTGCATTCTTTACTTTGCTGACACAAAAAAGTCTTTGTTTTACTAACTtgcctaaaataaaaacaaaacattatctCATTTAAATGTTATTCCGAAGAAGGGTTTTGTGATATTTGGATATTATCTTGTGATGTGTGTACCCTTAGAAAAAATTTAGGCATGGATTTGCTATGAGGATTGCCTAAGTTTGCATTTTTAGCATGGATCATTTGAAGTTTGCTCCAAAGGTTTAAGTTTAATGTGAACTTAGTTTATCGTTTATTAtcgtgtttttttcaaaatgtgaaAGATACGAAATTTCCATACAAGAAAAGATGTAGCGAGTTTAACGATGAGGCCAGCTAATCCACATCGAGAACAATAAAGTTCTgcttcattttttcatttttatttttgcttttaagtttttaaactttctctaaaacagcttcaaatgttttttctttgtgatCGATCTGTATGGaatcaaaaattcaaaaaaaaacaaaaaacaaattggaGATTAACGAAAAGTATGTGTCTGTTTTTCTTTGAAACTTATGTTGATTTGACAGATGATCCATGTTGATGTTAATAGcattgttttcaaatttctggCTATTTTTAGGTATGGATACAGGTATCTTTCAGTTTAAGCGATCATTCAGGGCatgaggtagctagctagctagcttaaataattaaaataaattttagtacAGCTAGCTAGTTTTATCATGTTTGTCATTCTGTTGTTAATTTTTGAGTCAGTCATTTTAGTTATCTCCcaatatttatatttctttaaataatgTACCTAAACTAAGCAGGGTAAAAAGTCCTCTCGACGTCAAGAGGCTCTGAAAGATGCCCAATATTTTTTCTCAAAGGAACAAAGATGAGTATATGATCACCACGTTTTAACACTTAAAATTCAGTGTTTTAAATTTGCATACGTTTGCTTTTTTTGATGGCAAATAAACACGCATAATGGCTTAAAAAGAGTAGCTGTATCTTGAGTTCAAATTGTGAAAGgaaaatttatattattatttttattgttatttcgaCTATttgtacaggatatagccaATTCAGTGTAGGTAACACTTATACATCATATAGATcggcattgcctacccaatttcccctTACCTGaaatgggttgacccgtagctgtggtaaagccCACGAATGTGGACCAAACCACGGACATTCTAATTACGAAACTACGTGGGCACACTCCTTGCATATCTTATAAATTATGAACCTTATAAATCAAAAATCTCAAATATCCTAAAAGTCTCACATTTGTAATCTATCAAGTAGAATAAAACAAATGTGAACCCTGATTGAAAtaaagagtttaaaaatttaactatAGGAAGTGCACTTTTTACAATTATAAATAGcaataaaatgttatttatgAACAAGGTACCATGTCTATACCTGCATGGTCTATTGAATTTGGAATTGTTACATTGCATTTGAGAAAATTACTAGAAGTTGTTATTTTCAACACAGATGGTGTCATATGTAACACATTGTTATACATTCTTATCAAAATGATGTGAAAAAAACTGGACTTACATCTTATCCAAAAGATCAGTTACAATAAATGTAGTCATTAGCAATGATGTTGTCTCATCTTGATCCAGTTTTGTTTTTCTGCGACATCTTAATGGGCAAGGCAATTCAGCCCTCCCATCTTCCATGAACACTAAAATGCCATTTAGACAATCTTCACAATAGGTATGCCCGCAGTTTAATTGTTTAGGCTTATGGTAGGTGTCTAAGCAAATCTTGCATTCCAGCATCGTTGCCAATTCGACTTTTGATAAGGCCATTGTATTATAGACTTTTTTTACAGTTCTCCTAgaagaaactttttattttagataTACTTTAAGCTTAAAGACCCTTAAAGCTTACCTTCAAcgtaaaaacagtttaatttcatataaaagaaaagcttaaaagttgtttaaaaatttgtatatctCTTtagtaatagccgtcgtctgtgtCCGCAAAAGctgtgtcccgtaacggaaacacgaaatttttaaactgcgcatcaataccaaatgcgatatacttCTGTCTACTTTGttgcaaatgcgatatataaaggacgggcgacccccgtggatttttccacgggctaacaactagtctatattataatacccgtatacgtctgtctgtctgtctgtctgtctgtctgtctgtctgtctgtctgtctgtctgtctgtctgtctgtctgtctgtctgtctgtctgtctgtctgtctgtctgtctgtctgtctgtctgtctgtctgtctgtctgtctgtctgtctgtctgtctgtctgtctgtctgtctgtctgtctgtctgtctgtctgtctgtctgtctgtctgtctgtctgtctgtctgtctgtctgtctgtctgtctgtctgtctgtctgtctgtctgtctgtctgtctgtctgtctgtctgtctgtctgtctgtctgtctgtctgtctgtctgtctgtctgtctgtctgtctgtctgtctgtctgtctgtctgtctgtctgtctgtctgtctgtctgtctgtctgtctgtctgtctgtctgtctgtctgtctgtctgtctgtctgtctgtctgtctgtctgtctgtctgtctgtctgtctgtctgtctgtctgtctgtctgtctgtctgtctgtctgtctgtctgtctgtctgtctgtctgtctgtctgtctgtctgtctgtctgtctgtctgtctgtctgtctgtctgtctgtctgtctgtctgtctgtctgtctgtctgtctgtctgtctgtctgtctgtctgtctgtctgtctgtctgtctgtctacgACTAGTTTAAATAGAAATCTGAAAATCATTATATGCATGACATCATGAACTAGCTCTGAGTTAGGCGTTGCATTTGACAGTTGTGCCCAGGCATATATAGagagttaaaaaatgtttttgaatttccgcgcccgaaggcgtaggaaattctttaaaaccgtcgtttttttcttttggagcattttttgagaaaaaatagaccctgggattacacgttcctccgtcacagatgtaaacttcgcacccaagctccccaactactgggaactcatctaaatgatgtttcaggacaaaattagtatttgttttcaacaaaatttggcacagttaacaaaaaaagtatgctgaacataatggtgatataataattttgattttttgccaccttaaatgtcattttaggacaaaattggtccaaaaattaaaactacttcattttcaacaaaaattggcaaagttaacaaaaaaagtatggtgaacataatggtgacatcgaaatttaaatgccattttaggccaaaattgatccaaaaattaaaaccattttattttcggctaaatctggcacagttaacaaataaagtatgctgaaaatgatgatggtacaaaagtttgatttttgtcacctaaatgtcattttaggccaaaatttaaccaaaaattaaaactgctttattttcgacaaaaattggcacagttaataaaaaaagtatgctgaaaatgatggtcacagcaaaattttgattttttgtcaactaaattccgtttaagaccataaacgtttcaatcgcaagacttaccTAAAatgttaggctgtattttttgttagcaatttattttaaaatgtgagtttattatgacacgtttcgttttgtttgcgtttgttgtaagatataatgtcacttgtgtgctttatcttcagaggttcatgcaccaaacctcctcaaatgtttagcacaataacacaacaaattagcaggttttcatcaaatattttggtagcgagcggaaattcttagagcccccagggctgtTACTAATTCATTTTGGCATTTCttacattttacataaaatttaatatttactaTAATCATGCTCCAAAACAGCAATAACATGTTTTATAACTTCGCGTAATTAGCACAACTCTTAAGATGTATACTTAAGAACAAAGATTTCTCCGAAAACAAAAAGATTCCTAGATAACTGTTAACTTGTCTACATGACCTCAATTAGTTTTTTTCACGGGATGTATCTATTCCCAAGAGAAATTAGGTGTTGTACTGAATTATTAAAAGCGTCACATTATTCCTTACAAAATAACCAGCTAACGTGTTTACAAGTTAAATGACAATCACCTTATGTTTAAAATATGATGATACCAAAATCAGGTTTACTACGTTCGTGCAGGTGTTAAAACTAAATAGTATACGTTTCATTAAATGGTGTTTTGTATCGGTAGGATGGGATTGTGGACGAGGGACAAGAAAGGGGGGCCATGGGTCGGCATGGcttttttttagttaatttaAAGATCACCACCTGAAATAAgatattttgttcttaaacctAATTGCGTATTCTCAACCTTAATTGATTTACAACATTTGTTTTTAGGTCAGATTGTGTTTAATGTGCTTACTGCATGAAACGTGACCAAAATCAGAGCTTGCTGAGTGAAAGAAACAAGGAACAAGTCTTGGTTTTAGTTCATTGAAAAAAGCACCTACTGTAAAGAAAAAGCTACAAAACTTGTTGTTGAAGAACCAGAGTTACCAAGAAAGCGTCGCAGACCAAAATATATTATAATAGTTATCTTGTTAGATTTTACGatttaaaaatctataaatttttttctctggtttaaaatatattttgtggccgccacaaaatatatatatatatatata belongs to Hydractinia symbiolongicarpus strain clone_291-10 chromosome 1, HSymV2.1, whole genome shotgun sequence and includes:
- the LOC130657919 gene encoding uncharacterized protein LOC130657919 — its product is MDHLSNQHKFQRKTDTYFSQVSKTKTFLCQQSKECNRIVSCSCARCSSKICDRCQNLHSCSNKSFISVIFNEKLQELQPLCKQHDSLAKYVCIDCENLFTCVYCTHRQHKNHRIKTVDDFGLEAKQWFQSFINSFDETKVVFEELTRKYNEALTSFKTEREIFARELKVRKLKRMTEYVKMLNAEEENHLKEFDEKVEEFKAQVILVGLLDNTWIKRFSDYIYVFNSKSHFELVAEKLEIERQLRSLTSFPKTILTFNSHLYQLKKEDYFTSPLGRVQVSVDDMSTIGIDPSKCSVYKNLIDECEPQPNFSELATNLKTLLKSLEEYERSRANVNLDGEKQRSSAVKQKDATGLSKLYSFEDLREIIQNGDDKKLQFVLINSPNIVKMRDDYGHTLLIEAARRNKPSIVQALIDAGSEVYAVNKRKWNAYHFSAKFDHQDVLKILINCDVTHINNVDNDNNTPLHLASARDHVECVKLLLSIPHINVNIQNWKNQTAYDVACNSATRRLLEKHRGEAAKLLDY